A region of the Parafrankia discariae genome:
GGGGTCGTTCACCCGCGTACTCGACATCTTCCTGGCGGCCACCTACAACATCGACCGGCTGGCGGCGGCGGCGATCGCCCGCTCGGAGCCGCTCGAGCACGGCGAGCGGGGCGTCATCATCAACACCGCCTCGATCGCGGCGTTCGACGGCACCATCGGCCAGGCGGGGTACAGCGCGGCCAAGGGCGGCATCGTCTCGATGACGCTGCCGCTCGCGCGCGACCTCGCCCCCGCCGGAATCCGGGTCGTCACCATCGCGCCCGGCACCTTCCTGACCCCGGCCTTCCGCAACGCCGACCCGGAGCAGCTCGACGCCTACTGGGGCGCGGCCGTGCCCTTCCCGAAGCGCATGGGACGCGCGGAGGAATACGCCCAGCTCGCCCAGCAGATCGCCGAGAACGTCTACCTCAACGGCGAGACGATCCGCCTGGACGGCGCCCTCCGCTTCACGCCCAAGGGCGCTTCCTGACCGTCCCCGAGCGGACGAGCGGGCCAGCCGCCGGGCATGCCCGGTATCGCGGCTGGCCCGCCACCGCCCGCTAGCGCGCCCAGACGACCGGCACCGTGTCGGGGCCGGAGCTGCGGCCGAGCTCGGTGATGACGGCATCGTCCGCGAGGCGGTAGTCGGGGATCCGCTTGTGCCACTCCTCCAGCGCGATCGCCAGCTCGTGGCGCGCGAGGTGCGAGCCCAGGCAGCGGTGCGGGCCGGCGCCGAAGGCGATGTGGTTGTTCGGCTTGCGGTCGATGAGCACCTCCGCGGGGCTGGCGAAGGCGGAACCGTCGCGCGTCGCCGCCTTGATGGGCAGCTGCACCATCGATCCGGCCGCGATCGGGCAGCCGGCGACCTCGATGTCCTTGGTGACCTTGCGCGCCGGGATGGTGAACGCGTAGGCCCGCAGGATCTCCTCGATGGCCGACGGGATCAGCGCCGGGTCCGCCACGATCCGCGCCCGGTCCTCG
Encoded here:
- a CDS encoding SDR family NAD(P)-dependent oxidoreductase, which encodes MEIKGAVAFVAGGGGGFGAATSRRLHAAGAKVLVADLDEDKGRAVVEELGAGAAFARTDVTDEASVQAALDQATGLGPLRIAVVAHGGPGGQRTLDRSNAPAPQGSFTRVLDIFLAATYNIDRLAAAAIARSEPLEHGERGVIINTASIAAFDGTIGQAGYSAAKGGIVSMTLPLARDLAPAGIRVVTIAPGTFLTPAFRNADPEQLDAYWGAAVPFPKRMGRAEEYAQLAQQIAENVYLNGETIRLDGALRFTPKGAS